A portion of the Stigmatella aurantiaca DW4/3-1 genome contains these proteins:
- a CDS encoding cell wall protein, whose translation MIRVELEAQLRPLQKSITSLEKRLGHIETLRSMTARLAPLAAYQGLKVALPPARVSGKAAPAKAAPAKAPPAKAAPAKAAPAKAAPAKAPPAKAAPVKAVAAPAKPAPKGQAAAVPSAHACAIIGCKRPSRSKGYCSAHYQKLRLLIRTNRRPADWGDDAKPQSAKDVKLPRGRAAAQERQAEPPKPKEPPKPKAWVRKKGAPGLVSLH comes from the coding sequence TTGATTCGGGTTGAGCTGGAAGCCCAGCTTCGCCCTCTCCAGAAGTCCATCACAAGCCTCGAGAAAAGGCTGGGGCACATCGAGACATTGCGCTCGATGACCGCGAGGCTGGCCCCGTTGGCTGCTTACCAAGGGCTGAAGGTGGCGCTTCCCCCCGCGCGAGTCTCAGGGAAGGCAGCTCCGGCGAAGGCAGCTCCGGCCAAGGCCCCCCCGGCGAAGGCAGCTCCGGCGAAGGCGGCTCCGGCGAAGGCGGCTCCGGCCAAGGCCCCCCCGGCGAAGGCAGCGCCCGTGAAGGCGGTCGCCGCCCCGGCGAAGCCCGCTCCCAAGGGACAGGCGGCCGCGGTGCCGTCGGCCCATGCGTGCGCGATCATTGGATGCAAGCGCCCGAGCCGCTCCAAGGGCTACTGCTCGGCGCACTACCAGAAGTTGCGGTTGCTCATCCGGACCAACCGCCGGCCTGCGGACTGGGGCGATGATGCCAAGCCGCAGTCCGCGAAGGACGTGAAGCTGCCCCGTGGGCGTGCCGCGGCCCAGGAGCGTCAGGCCGAACCGCCGAAGCCCAAGGAGCCGCCGAAGCCGAAGGCCTGGGTGCGCAAGAAGGGCGCGCCGGGTCTGGTCTCCTTGCACTGA
- a CDS encoding serine hydrolase domain-containing protein, translated as MGTALLTGPLSLWAGMGVGALSSNTIRAALPALLLVLVLPPLAVVVMEAWVGRRRGGGPMRPGRAMGLALGAQGVMVVGAIGMNASARRLGDAALLTLVQAVVLPVVVTWALKARARARGAAWTASGVGLLVLLSLPGGAEAGCPERTSWPTKDWPSGALAPEHASALHAFEQYAFTRQEPAGERKGIRTDGVVIIHRGRLVYERYAPGWAAHRRHLGWSMSKSVTNALTGLAVARGALALEDSICKYVKASRESACAIQVRHLLEFASGLDWQEGYEDGPLQTSSVLAMLYGEGRADMVSFITSHVQRDVPGTSWEYSSGDTTLLAAVVGSAMRPQQAEGWEWKLLFEPVGVSSAVWERDAKGVLVGSSLMYATPRDWAKLGFLFLNDGCWEGQRLLPEGWVARSTTVAEPLRKKRLYWDAGDVQGWQFWLNRPVPGFQEERPWPHVPEDAYAMRGHWGQSVTLIPSLDVVVVRMADDREPGAFNLDAFLAKALALVEETP; from the coding sequence GTGGGGACTGCCCTGCTGACAGGGCCTCTGTCCCTGTGGGCGGGCATGGGGGTGGGCGCGCTCTCGTCGAACACCATCCGGGCGGCATTGCCCGCGCTGCTCTTGGTCCTGGTGCTTCCGCCGCTGGCGGTGGTGGTGATGGAGGCCTGGGTGGGCCGCCGCCGGGGGGGGGGGCCCATGAGGCCAGGGCGGGCGATGGGGCTGGCTTTGGGGGCGCAGGGGGTGATGGTGGTGGGCGCGATCGGGATGAACGCGTCCGCGAGGAGGCTGGGGGACGCGGCTCTTCTCACGCTGGTGCAGGCGGTGGTGCTGCCCGTGGTGGTGACGTGGGCGTTGAAGGCCCGCGCGCGCGCGCGGGGAGCGGCCTGGACTGCGTCCGGGGTGGGTCTGCTGGTGCTCCTGAGCTTGCCGGGCGGTGCGGAAGCCGGGTGTCCCGAGCGGACCTCGTGGCCAACGAAGGACTGGCCCTCGGGAGCCTTGGCGCCAGAGCACGCGTCCGCGCTGCACGCCTTCGAGCAATACGCTTTCACCCGCCAGGAGCCTGCCGGAGAGCGCAAGGGGATTCGCACGGATGGGGTGGTCATCATCCACCGGGGGCGTCTGGTGTACGAGCGCTATGCGCCGGGCTGGGCGGCCCACCGGAGGCACCTGGGCTGGTCCATGTCCAAGAGTGTCACCAATGCGCTCACGGGCCTGGCGGTGGCGCGAGGCGCGCTGGCGCTGGAGGACTCCATTTGCAAGTACGTGAAGGCCTCGCGCGAGTCCGCCTGTGCCATCCAGGTGCGTCACCTGCTCGAGTTCGCCTCGGGATTGGACTGGCAGGAGGGCTACGAGGACGGCCCGCTCCAGACGTCCTCCGTGTTGGCAATGCTTTACGGAGAGGGCCGCGCGGACATGGTGTCTTTCATCACGTCGCACGTGCAGCGGGACGTGCCGGGAACGAGCTGGGAGTACTCCTCGGGAGACACGACGTTGCTGGCGGCCGTGGTGGGCTCGGCCATGCGGCCCCAGCAGGCCGAGGGCTGGGAATGGAAGCTTCTGTTCGAGCCCGTGGGCGTGAGCAGCGCGGTGTGGGAGCGGGATGCGAAGGGCGTCCTGGTGGGCTCCTCGTTGATGTATGCCACCCCCCGGGACTGGGCGAAGCTGGGCTTTCTGTTCCTGAATGATGGGTGCTGGGAGGGCCAGCGGCTGTTGCCCGAGGGGTGGGTGGCGCGGTCCACCACCGTGGCCGAGCCGCTCCGGAAGAAGCGGCTGTACTGGGACGCGGGAGACGTGCAGGGCTGGCAATTCTGGCTCAACCGCCCCGTGCCGGGCTTCCAGGAGGAAAGGCCCTGGCCCCACGTCCCCGAGGATGCCTACGCCATGCGCGGGCACTGGGGGCAGTCCGTGACCCTCATTCCTTCGCTGGACGTGGTGGTGGTGCGCATGGCCGATGACCGCGAGCCCGGTGCCTTCAACCTGGATGCGTTTCTCGCCAAGGCCTTGGCGCTGGTGGAGGAGACGCCATGA
- a CDS encoding sigma 54-interacting transcriptional regulator produces MKPPPRSRQFRDRSPRKPLYVQVMTQPALHGCWSVNISETGIGLVATSLEGTDAGPREGQLFELAFSLPDSHARIQVQGEVRWRHDTAVANGGTVMAMGVIFRSFEGSNRVTLVRYLQESALQVAVAYATESQARLIRAALEGHARLGHATSSTEVQALLNRGDVAVLLVAGTDEVQALALVEQLAARRMEEVDLTGAAPPSDMAARIVYCSPAPAERLVELFNAGGIFRALGPSPEPEAIRQAVLDAGREHGVRTEQRRLALELERNLLRERALLEGSSGTPTPVGSEGLGFSSPPMKRVMEMVRVAAPHRVAVLLQGETGTGKEVLARIIHKLSGRGNVPLVVQDCGALTETLLESELFGHVKGAFTGAVADHPGLFVLADGGTIFLDEIENTTPNLQAKLLRVLEGGDVRPVGGTQVRHVDVRVVAASNRDLAQEVRAGRFRADLFYRLNSFTIDIPPLRERPEDTLSLARHFLELFNQVLKRSASGVAPEAEEALLAYTWPGNARELRNVMERAVLLSKPGEMVTRSLLPPVMLAGLRPGHGAPGGSLRTRMEQLERDLIREALEQSGGVLRRAAAALGMDPVTLGRRARRHGLWKGG; encoded by the coding sequence ATGAAGCCCCCTCCCCGCTCCAGGCAGTTCAGGGACCGCAGCCCCCGCAAACCCCTGTACGTGCAGGTCATGACTCAGCCGGCATTGCACGGGTGCTGGTCCGTCAACATCAGCGAGACGGGGATCGGCCTGGTGGCCACCTCGCTCGAGGGCACCGACGCGGGGCCCCGGGAAGGGCAGCTCTTCGAGCTGGCCTTCTCGCTGCCGGACTCCCATGCGCGCATCCAGGTCCAGGGCGAGGTGCGCTGGCGGCATGACACGGCGGTGGCCAACGGCGGCACCGTGATGGCGATGGGGGTGATCTTCCGGTCCTTCGAGGGATCGAACCGGGTCACGCTCGTGCGCTACCTCCAGGAGAGCGCCCTCCAGGTGGCGGTGGCCTACGCGACGGAGTCTCAGGCGCGGCTCATCCGCGCGGCGCTCGAAGGGCACGCACGGCTGGGCCATGCGACCTCGTCCACGGAAGTGCAGGCCTTGCTGAACCGGGGAGACGTGGCGGTCCTGTTGGTGGCCGGAACGGACGAGGTGCAGGCCCTGGCGCTGGTGGAGCAGTTGGCCGCCCGCCGCATGGAAGAGGTGGACCTCACGGGAGCGGCGCCGCCCAGCGACATGGCGGCGCGCATCGTCTACTGCTCACCCGCCCCGGCCGAGCGGCTGGTGGAGCTGTTCAACGCCGGGGGCATCTTCCGGGCCCTGGGCCCTTCGCCCGAGCCGGAAGCCATCCGGCAGGCGGTGCTGGACGCGGGGCGCGAGCACGGCGTGCGCACGGAGCAGCGGCGCCTGGCGCTCGAATTGGAGCGCAACCTGCTCCGGGAGCGCGCGCTCCTGGAGGGCAGCTCGGGCACGCCCACCCCGGTGGGCAGCGAGGGGCTCGGCTTTTCCAGCCCTCCGATGAAGCGGGTGATGGAGATGGTGCGCGTGGCGGCCCCCCACCGGGTGGCGGTGCTGCTGCAAGGGGAAACGGGCACGGGCAAGGAGGTGCTGGCGCGCATCATCCACAAGCTGAGCGGCCGAGGGAACGTGCCGCTGGTGGTGCAAGACTGCGGCGCGCTGACCGAGACGCTCCTGGAGAGCGAGCTGTTTGGCCACGTGAAAGGCGCCTTCACCGGCGCGGTGGCCGACCACCCTGGCCTCTTCGTGCTGGCCGATGGCGGCACCATCTTCCTGGATGAAATCGAGAACACCACCCCCAACCTCCAGGCCAAGCTCCTGCGCGTGTTGGAAGGAGGGGATGTGCGCCCCGTGGGCGGCACCCAGGTGCGCCACGTGGATGTGCGCGTCGTGGCGGCGAGCAACCGGGACCTGGCCCAGGAGGTGCGCGCCGGGCGCTTCCGGGCCGACCTCTTCTACCGGCTCAACAGCTTCACCATCGACATTCCCCCCCTGCGCGAGCGCCCCGAGGACACACTCTCGCTGGCGCGGCACTTCCTGGAGCTCTTCAACCAAGTGCTGAAGCGCTCGGCGAGCGGGGTGGCGCCCGAGGCGGAGGAGGCCTTGCTGGCGTACACCTGGCCCGGCAATGCGCGCGAGCTGCGCAACGTGATGGAGCGAGCGGTGCTCCTGTCGAAGCCCGGGGAGATGGTGACCCGGAGCCTGCTCCCCCCGGTGATGCTGGCGGGCCTGCGCCCGGGCCACGGGGCCCCCGGGGGCTCACTGCGAACCCGAATGGAGCAGTTGGAGCGCGACCTCATCCGCGAGGCCCTGGAGCAGAGTGGCGGCGTGCTGCGCCGCGCGGCGGCGGCCCTGGGCATGGATCCGGTGACGCTGGGACGCAGGGCCCGCCGCCATGGCCTGTGGAAGGGCGGATAG
- a CDS encoding DUF2378 family protein, translating to MHAHLESFRPVMDLDVERQLRHRMAMTRPMDTAHGMFFNGVLDVVRTLGGSEAADRCQEVSEERRFIAPVHYPVFGLLRMMFVAVKDLGARAGGGSAVLRLMGRRAAQDFLRAPAGRMMLVLSENNPRRLLNQLPSSYRTVVSYGERRMTWSPGERSGCLVTQWDFMPPAYTKGLLQGVLEAVGARNVSVIGSPLGLLDSEYELSWD from the coding sequence ATGCACGCACACCTCGAGTCTTTTCGACCGGTGATGGACCTGGACGTGGAGCGCCAGCTCCGCCACCGGATGGCGATGACCCGCCCCATGGATACGGCACACGGGATGTTCTTCAACGGGGTGCTGGACGTCGTTCGCACACTCGGTGGGAGCGAAGCCGCGGACCGCTGCCAGGAAGTCTCGGAGGAGCGGCGCTTCATTGCGCCCGTGCATTACCCCGTCTTTGGCCTGCTGCGCATGATGTTCGTGGCGGTGAAGGACCTGGGGGCCCGGGCAGGAGGCGGCTCGGCGGTGCTGCGCCTCATGGGGCGCCGGGCCGCGCAGGATTTTTTGCGCGCTCCCGCGGGCAGGATGATGCTCGTGCTGTCGGAGAACAACCCCCGGCGGCTCCTCAACCAGCTGCCTTCCAGTTACCGCACCGTGGTCAGCTACGGCGAGCGGCGGATGACCTGGTCCCCGGGCGAGCGCAGCGGTTGTCTCGTGACGCAGTGGGACTTCATGCCACCGGCCTACACGAAGGGGCTGTTGCAGGGCGTGCTGGAGGCGGTGGGGGCCCGGAACGTTTCGGTCATCGGCAGCCCCCTGGGGCTGCTCGACAGCGAGTACGAGCTGTCGTGGGACTGA
- a CDS encoding response regulator: protein MGRARAITILMADDDADDRELAREALRVSQVPSDLRCVEDGEELLEYLSRSGRYSDPRTAPSPGLILLDLNMPRMDGREVLRTLKKDPLLKRIPVIILSTSRRDEDVLKSYDLGANCFITKPGSFSELIQVMKVLDACWIQIAELPRPAYS, encoded by the coding sequence ATGGGCAGAGCAAGGGCAATCACCATCCTGATGGCAGACGATGACGCGGATGACCGGGAGCTCGCCCGGGAGGCCTTACGGGTCAGCCAAGTTCCCAGCGACTTGCGGTGTGTCGAGGATGGTGAGGAGCTGCTCGAGTACCTGAGCCGGAGTGGCCGCTACAGCGACCCCCGGACCGCGCCGTCGCCGGGGCTCATCCTGCTGGACTTGAACATGCCCCGCATGGACGGCCGGGAAGTCCTGCGCACGCTCAAGAAGGATCCGCTCCTGAAGCGCATCCCCGTCATCATCCTGAGCACCTCGCGCAGGGATGAGGACGTGCTGAAGAGCTACGATTTGGGCGCCAACTGCTTCATCACCAAGCCAGGCTCCTTCTCGGAACTCATCCAGGTGATGAAGGTCCTGGATGCCTGCTGGATCCAGATCGCCGAACTTCCTCGCCCGGCCTACTCATGA
- a CDS encoding ATP-binding response regulator gives MTPRVSSRALNVLLVEDDEDDFLLVRDALRAMCTGKVTVEWVREADEALPALAAASHDVCLMDYRLGAHTGLELLEQARRQGWRTPIILLTGMTEGSEVDHQAQEAGAADFLAKSEVTPVLLERSIRYAIQHARTLEALRRSQASFRELIERQPDGITVLSAGRAVYVNPAMARLGGVSQEALLGQTLDGLMVRLLGAEEWPKLQETLEGQDGPMAPREARLLRPSGEAIPVELARLPVVFDGQPCSMWIARDLTERKLLQSRLMLAERMASLGMVAGTVAHDINNPLSYVLANLHHLETDVLPRLALGEGERTEVRALLADIRHGAQSSRDIIQQLRVFSHGDKEGRLEPVEVHRVLESSLRMVQHTLRQRARLVREYAPPTLVMANEGKLGQVFMNLLINAAEAIPEGDVEHHEIRLVTRVRAQEVLIEVHDTGAGLTPERRERVFEPFFTSTPSGVDTGLSLSVCRSIVTGLGGRMELESELGRGSTFRVRLPVAERQAVPTTPPPLPLPFSTLPRRGRILIVDDDRMVGVAIRRALQREHEVVVMTEAREALERLVGGEPFDIILCDMMMPEMSGMELHEELSRVSAQVAGRMVFLTGGAFTPRAREFLGRVGNPCMEKPFLPEELRQLVQSLLANWSLTPTRV, from the coding sequence ATGACGCCGCGGGTTTCCTCTCGCGCGCTCAACGTCCTGCTGGTCGAGGACGATGAGGATGACTTCCTGCTGGTCCGGGATGCGCTGCGGGCCATGTGCACGGGCAAGGTGACGGTGGAGTGGGTGCGCGAGGCGGACGAGGCGCTGCCTGCGCTGGCGGCGGCGAGCCACGACGTGTGTCTGATGGACTACCGGCTCGGGGCGCACACGGGCCTGGAGCTGCTGGAGCAGGCCCGGCGCCAGGGGTGGCGCACGCCCATCATCCTGTTGACGGGCATGACCGAGGGCAGCGAGGTGGACCATCAGGCGCAGGAGGCGGGGGCCGCGGACTTCCTGGCGAAGTCCGAGGTGACGCCGGTCTTGCTGGAGCGCTCCATCCGCTATGCCATCCAGCATGCGCGGACGCTGGAGGCGCTGCGGCGCTCCCAGGCCAGCTTTCGCGAGCTCATCGAGCGGCAGCCAGATGGCATCACCGTGCTGTCGGCGGGGCGGGCCGTCTATGTGAACCCCGCCATGGCCCGGTTGGGCGGCGTGTCTCAGGAGGCGCTCCTGGGGCAGACGCTGGATGGGCTGATGGTGCGGCTCCTGGGGGCCGAGGAGTGGCCGAAGCTCCAGGAGACCCTGGAGGGACAGGACGGCCCGATGGCGCCCCGGGAAGCGCGCCTGTTGCGCCCCTCGGGCGAGGCCATCCCCGTGGAGCTGGCCCGGCTGCCGGTGGTGTTCGATGGCCAGCCCTGCTCCATGTGGATTGCCCGGGACCTGACCGAGCGCAAGCTGTTGCAGTCGCGCCTCATGTTGGCCGAGCGCATGGCCTCGCTGGGCATGGTGGCGGGGACGGTGGCGCACGACATCAACAACCCGCTCTCGTACGTGCTCGCCAACCTCCACCACCTGGAGACCGACGTGCTGCCGCGCTTGGCGCTGGGGGAGGGGGAGCGGACCGAGGTCCGCGCCTTGCTGGCGGACATCCGGCACGGGGCGCAGAGTTCCCGGGACATCATCCAGCAGCTGCGTGTCTTCTCTCACGGGGACAAGGAAGGGAGGCTGGAGCCCGTGGAGGTGCACCGGGTCCTCGAGTCCTCGCTGCGCATGGTGCAGCACACCCTCCGGCAGCGGGCCCGGCTGGTCCGTGAGTACGCTCCGCCGACCCTGGTGATGGCGAATGAGGGGAAGCTCGGGCAGGTGTTCATGAACCTGCTGATCAACGCGGCCGAGGCCATTCCGGAGGGGGACGTGGAGCACCATGAGATCCGCCTTGTCACGCGAGTGCGTGCCCAGGAGGTGCTCATCGAGGTCCACGACACGGGCGCGGGCCTCACCCCGGAGCGGCGCGAGCGGGTGTTCGAACCCTTCTTCACGAGCACCCCCAGCGGCGTGGACACGGGATTGAGCCTGTCCGTGTGCCGGAGCATCGTGACGGGCCTGGGCGGCCGCATGGAGTTGGAGAGCGAGCTGGGGCGGGGCAGCACCTTCCGGGTTCGCTTGCCCGTCGCCGAGCGGCAGGCCGTGCCCACCACGCCGCCGCCACTTCCGTTGCCCTTCAGCACCCTGCCCCGGCGCGGCCGCATCCTCATCGTGGATGACGACCGCATGGTGGGGGTGGCCATTCGCCGGGCACTTCAGCGGGAGCACGAGGTGGTGGTGATGACGGAGGCGCGCGAGGCGCTGGAGCGCCTGGTGGGCGGGGAGCCCTTCGACATCATCCTCTGCGACATGATGATGCCGGAGATGAGCGGGATGGAGCTGCACGAGGAGCTCTCCCGGGTGTCTGCGCAGGTTGCGGGCAGAATGGTGTTCCTGACCGGAGGCGCCTTCACCCCGCGGGCCCGGGAGTTCCTGGGTCGGGTGGGAAACCCCTGCATGGAGAAGCCGTTCCTGCCGGAGGAGCTTCGCCAACTCGTGCAATCGCTGTTGGCCAACTGGTCGCTCACCCCGACGAGGGTGTGA
- a CDS encoding poly(A) polymerase codes for MSHERFTPSREVYHRIRWDPRFDAREFVIGYDAHAGEMEEVPFAAFVPDGEIPWHRVWYFRRGTHKVWDRKSRTDLLDALASGPAEPAPASSVSPDEAAPVFSPLPSYHYDSREGAWCEHVPSSAASPGALPPPEELTVATFNVLFDLHEAELLDTPRRIPAALSLLRSADADIIALQEVTEPFLRALLETPWIREHYFLSEGPGAATVTPYGQLLLSRFPFASLSQCVFSRDKRVIAGEIRLKGGTLWVATLHLTSHRAHASSSSRAAQLRAIVGWANALGTQGLHSPDVVLAGDFNFSEDAPEGHAFAQHGFTDVWPLLRPGEPGYTFDPERNGLATVMTVSGRRQRLDRVLVRSPSGRLTPRAVTLFGETPLPAPEAPAGGPLFTSDHFGVRCILHRGETRSPAVSRVHLAAPVHESAVVLIPPEAQWGPIQPLRAQHDRNYQRWMPHVTLLYPFVPEEHFLEAEALIAEALKHLEPFQVTLTGFSFFEHPGSVTAWLQPEEHPRGALKSLQAVLEAALPQCDEQGRKSKQGFTPHLSVGQFPRSSLSDIRQKLSAWERDWHPLSFEAREVCLISRRGNDPFEVRRRIALGRAKRSLSEPRSTLHDALSAREGWESSEAHRARIQAVKRLNEVCSRLGLELYPYGSFLMGTSGTGSDVDAVVIGPAHLSREDFAGALLQALTQEKDCEGARFIADAAIPLVKLSLGGVHFDVSYASRPEGVAPCPPAELLARQGERLDLAGFRSLTGWADTDALLECVGREEADLERFRTLLRAVKTWAKARGVYSHALGYLGGFSWAVLTAWACMRAPRDSSRTEEQLLDYFFEMFAAWPWPLPVTLTPGTARYVPEGKRDQMPVVAPALPPRNTARNVSRSTLRVLREELARASEALRRARQEGTAEAWDALFAPVEIPGPTAAQVVVSVEAKAHEDRQVAAGWILGHLTALVYRLEGDRRLFLRPFPPSQPEGPFRIGLSAQGPEAGQALSHHPGAPLQRALDEFRESFHAWSHRPPGASLSVRFTAG; via the coding sequence ATGTCCCACGAGCGTTTCACCCCCAGCCGCGAGGTCTACCATCGCATTCGCTGGGATCCGCGGTTCGATGCCCGCGAGTTCGTCATCGGCTATGACGCGCACGCCGGCGAGATGGAAGAGGTGCCCTTCGCGGCCTTCGTCCCCGATGGGGAAATTCCCTGGCACCGCGTCTGGTACTTCCGCCGGGGAACCCACAAGGTGTGGGACCGGAAGAGCCGCACCGATCTGCTGGACGCCCTCGCCTCGGGTCCAGCCGAGCCGGCCCCTGCCTCCAGCGTGTCCCCGGACGAAGCAGCGCCCGTGTTCTCGCCGCTTCCCTCGTACCATTATGACTCGCGTGAAGGCGCCTGGTGCGAGCATGTTCCCTCCAGCGCCGCGAGCCCTGGGGCCCTCCCTCCCCCGGAGGAGCTCACCGTCGCCACCTTCAACGTCCTCTTCGATCTTCACGAGGCGGAGCTTCTCGACACCCCGCGGCGCATCCCCGCGGCCCTCTCCCTGTTGCGCTCGGCCGATGCCGACATCATCGCCCTTCAGGAAGTCACCGAGCCCTTTCTCCGCGCGCTCCTGGAGACACCTTGGATCCGCGAGCACTACTTCCTCTCGGAAGGGCCTGGAGCCGCCACCGTCACGCCCTACGGCCAGCTTCTCCTCTCGCGGTTCCCTTTTGCCTCCCTGAGCCAGTGTGTCTTCTCTCGCGACAAGCGCGTGATCGCCGGGGAGATCCGGCTGAAGGGCGGCACGCTGTGGGTGGCCACCCTTCACCTGACAAGCCACCGTGCTCACGCCTCCAGCAGTTCGCGAGCCGCTCAACTCCGGGCGATTGTCGGCTGGGCGAATGCGCTCGGGACACAGGGCCTCCATTCGCCCGATGTGGTGCTGGCAGGAGACTTCAACTTCAGCGAGGACGCCCCCGAGGGCCACGCCTTCGCCCAGCACGGCTTCACCGACGTCTGGCCCCTGCTGCGGCCTGGAGAGCCTGGATATACCTTTGATCCCGAACGGAACGGGCTCGCCACGGTGATGACCGTCTCGGGGCGGCGCCAGCGCTTGGACCGAGTGCTTGTGCGCTCTCCGTCGGGCCGGCTCACGCCCCGCGCCGTGACACTCTTTGGCGAGACGCCCCTGCCAGCCCCAGAAGCGCCAGCAGGCGGCCCGCTCTTCACTTCGGATCATTTCGGGGTGAGGTGCATTCTTCACCGAGGAGAGACGCGCTCGCCCGCGGTCTCACGGGTTCACCTGGCAGCCCCCGTGCACGAATCCGCCGTGGTGCTCATTCCCCCTGAAGCCCAATGGGGCCCCATTCAGCCTCTGCGCGCGCAGCACGACCGGAACTATCAGCGGTGGATGCCCCATGTGACGTTGCTCTACCCCTTCGTCCCGGAAGAGCACTTCCTGGAGGCCGAGGCGCTTATCGCGGAGGCCCTGAAACATCTTGAGCCGTTTCAGGTGACGCTCACTGGGTTCAGCTTCTTCGAGCACCCCGGCAGCGTGACCGCCTGGCTCCAGCCGGAGGAGCACCCTCGTGGCGCATTGAAGTCCTTGCAAGCCGTGCTCGAGGCGGCACTGCCCCAGTGCGATGAGCAGGGCCGCAAGTCCAAGCAGGGCTTCACGCCCCATCTGAGCGTCGGACAGTTCCCTCGTTCGAGCCTTTCGGACATCCGGCAGAAACTCTCCGCCTGGGAGCGGGACTGGCATCCTCTCTCCTTTGAAGCCCGAGAGGTCTGTCTGATCAGCCGACGCGGCAACGATCCCTTCGAGGTGAGACGGCGCATCGCCCTTGGCAGAGCCAAGCGCTCCCTCTCCGAGCCCCGGTCAACCCTCCATGATGCCCTGTCCGCACGAGAAGGTTGGGAATCCAGCGAGGCCCATCGGGCGCGGATTCAGGCCGTGAAGCGGCTGAACGAGGTGTGCTCCCGGCTGGGCCTGGAGCTGTACCCCTATGGCTCGTTCCTGATGGGAACGAGCGGCACGGGCAGCGATGTGGATGCCGTGGTCATCGGCCCCGCCCACCTGTCTCGCGAGGATTTCGCGGGTGCGCTTCTCCAGGCGCTCACCCAGGAGAAAGACTGTGAAGGGGCTCGCTTCATCGCCGATGCCGCCATTCCGCTGGTAAAGCTGTCGCTCGGGGGGGTGCATTTCGACGTGTCCTACGCGAGCCGGCCCGAGGGCGTGGCGCCCTGCCCACCCGCGGAGCTGCTGGCACGGCAAGGCGAGCGGCTGGATCTCGCGGGATTCCGCTCGCTCACGGGCTGGGCGGACACGGACGCACTGCTTGAGTGCGTTGGCCGGGAGGAAGCAGACCTCGAGCGATTCCGCACCCTTCTGCGAGCCGTGAAGACGTGGGCGAAAGCCCGGGGGGTGTACTCCCATGCGCTGGGCTACCTGGGAGGATTCTCCTGGGCCGTGCTGACCGCCTGGGCCTGCATGCGTGCGCCACGGGACTCCTCCCGCACCGAGGAGCAGTTGCTCGACTACTTCTTCGAGATGTTCGCGGCCTGGCCGTGGCCTCTGCCGGTCACCCTCACCCCTGGGACCGCGCGCTATGTCCCCGAGGGAAAGCGCGACCAGATGCCCGTGGTGGCGCCCGCGCTGCCGCCGCGCAATACCGCGCGCAATGTGTCGCGCTCGACGCTCCGCGTCCTTCGTGAGGAACTCGCTCGCGCCAGCGAAGCGCTGCGGCGGGCTCGCCAGGAAGGAACGGCCGAAGCGTGGGATGCCCTGTTCGCGCCCGTGGAGATTCCCGGCCCCACGGCGGCCCAGGTGGTGGTCTCCGTCGAGGCGAAGGCCCACGAAGACCGGCAGGTGGCCGCGGGCTGGATTCTCGGGCACCTCACGGCCTTGGTGTACCGGCTGGAGGGAGATCGGCGGCTCTTCCTCCGCCCTTTCCCTCCTTCTCAGCCCGAGGGCCCCTTCCGCATCGGCCTGTCCGCCCAAGGACCCGAGGCGGGGCAGGCCCTCTCACACCATCCAGGGGCTCCGCTCCAACGGGCGTTGGACGAGTTCCGCGAGTCCTTTCACGCCTGGAGCCACCGTCCCCCAGGCGCCTCGCTCTCCGTCCGGTTCACCGCGGGCTGA